From the Deinococcus aetherius genome, the window TGGGGGAGAAGATCGCCGTCTCGGGGTGCGTGCTGAAGACCAGCATCAGCCACAGCGGCGCGAGGAAGAGCAGCGCGAGCGGGATGAGCGCGAGGTGCAGCCAGAAGGCGGCGGCCCGCCTCTGCGCCTGCATCCCCCCGGGCTGCGCCACCGTCACCCGGGCGGGCGCGGCAGGGTCTGCCCGCTGGACCGTCACGACTCCCTCCCGAACAGCCGGAGCTGGACCGCGCTGAAGATCGCCGCGAGGGCCGCCACCGTGTACGCGATGGCGCTCGCGTACCCGAAGTTGAAGGAGCGGAAGCCCTGCTGGTAGAGGTACGTGCCCAGCGTCATCGTCGCGTTGCCGGGGCCGCTGTTGGTGATCAGGGCGGGCTCGGTAAAGAGTTGCAGGGTTCCGATGATGCTCAGCACGACGCAAAAGAGCAGGGTCGGGCGCAACAGCGGCAGGGTGATCTTCCAGAACTGCTGCCAGGGGGTCGCCCCGTCGATGGCCGCCGCCTCGTACACCTCCTCGCTGATGCCCTGGAGGCCCGCCAGCAGGATGATCGCGTTGTAGCCCGTCCAGCGCCACGTCATCGCCAGGATGATGACCGCCATCGCGGGCCCGGGCTGGTTGAGCCAGTCCACCGGGCCGAGTCCCAGGGCCGTCAGGCCCCGGTTCACCATCCCGAAGTCGGTGTTGAAGAGCAGCCGGAACACTGCCGAATACGCCACCGTCCCCACCACGAGCGGCGCGAAGAAGGCGAAGCGGAAAAGGCCCCGCAACTTCAGCAGGCGGCTGTTCAGGGCCACCGCCAGCGCCGTCGCCAGCATCAGCATGATGGGCACCTGAAGCGCGAG encodes:
- a CDS encoding carbohydrate ABC transporter permease, yielding MTTVPTPHRSRRRVPTAPYLFILPYLLIFLAFWAWPIVSSFLMSFRDSRLGATAPFGLANWSRLVGDEFFRTALRNTLLILALQVPIMLMLATALAVALNSRLLKLRGLFRFAFFAPLVVGTVAYSAVFRLLFNTDFGMVNRGLTALGLGPVDWLNQPGPAMAVIILAMTWRWTGYNAIILLAGLQGISEEVYEAAAIDGATPWQQFWKITLPLLRPTLLFCVVLSIIGTLQLFTEPALITNSGPGNATMTLGTYLYQQGFRSFNFGYASAIAYTVAALAAIFSAVQLRLFGRES